The proteins below come from a single Motilibacter peucedani genomic window:
- a CDS encoding phosphatase PAP2 family protein, producing the protein MDTESASDLAEGAAVEAVAGAVKAVGRRVPAGAREIAIVAVLLLAYKLGRLISADETARAFSNAQAVLSLEHVLRLPREAWTQSVAYDVPSLVDLANRYYAYVHFPAATLMLLVLWFRARHHYAWVRRVMALLTLTALVLHVVLPLAPPRMMPGFIDTAAASDESVYSGVGGMLANQYAAMPSLHVGWALVVAAAVVVSLRSRWRWLAVLHPAVTVAVVVVTANHYWLDAIVAGALFVISLTLVGPRGALVPRRAYAVAA; encoded by the coding sequence GTGGACACGGAGTCCGCGTCGGACCTGGCGGAGGGAGCGGCGGTGGAGGCAGTAGCCGGAGCGGTGAAGGCGGTCGGCCGCCGGGTGCCCGCCGGCGCCCGCGAGATCGCCATCGTCGCCGTGCTGCTGCTCGCCTACAAGCTGGGCCGCCTGATCAGCGCCGACGAGACCGCCCGTGCGTTCTCCAACGCTCAGGCCGTCCTCTCGCTCGAGCACGTGTTGCGCCTGCCGAGGGAGGCGTGGACGCAGAGCGTCGCCTACGACGTGCCCTCGCTCGTCGACCTGGCCAACCGCTACTACGCCTACGTCCACTTCCCGGCAGCGACGCTCATGCTGCTGGTGCTCTGGTTCCGCGCCCGCCACCACTACGCGTGGGTGCGCCGGGTCATGGCGCTGCTGACCCTGACCGCGCTGGTCCTGCACGTCGTGCTGCCGCTGGCGCCGCCGCGGATGATGCCGGGGTTCATCGACACGGCAGCCGCCTCGGACGAGTCGGTCTACTCCGGCGTCGGCGGGATGCTCGCCAACCAGTACGCCGCGATGCCCTCGCTGCACGTCGGCTGGGCGCTGGTGGTCGCGGCCGCCGTCGTCGTGAGCCTGCGCAGCCGCTGGCGCTGGCTCGCCGTGCTCCACCCGGCGGTCACGGTCGCGGTGGTCGTGGTCACCGCCAACCACTACTGGCTCGACGCGATCGTCGCGGGCGCCCTGTTCGTCATCAGCCTGACCCTGGTGGGCCCGCGCGGTGCGCTGGTGCCCCGGCGCGCCTACGCCGTGGCGGCCTGA
- a CDS encoding SpoIIE family protein phosphatase yields the protein MTLPWGSPELLSVVLDAVPVATVVLDADAGIVACNGLAEQLLRLPPAWQGRSILADQDAELVSEVARLLGGEPVARETRVRLGDGSWRSLSWKGTPLTDGEGGPLGAVAVIEDTSRRQAARRDTALLDALFREAPVGLAVYDQAGHYTRVNRALEAMDGLSDSEHRGHRSAELLPGLRSDVDRVVARVFETGEPAPDIEVRGTTPAAEAQRTWLHSFFRLEHGGQPVGVGAVVRDVTDQRQAELDRASAAQRLAFIGEAGEKLASTLEPDAVLDLLCRLAVPALADHVMVDVVDDTGRLRRRAARHAGTPRFGHVVPRTVGEPADYPAGHPARRAVEQGQALLVRDAEPDSATFPHVPGLRSVLVLPMSVGGQVIGVSTLLFAGSGRTYGDAEAALARDLVSRAAVAMANALSYEQQRSAAVALQRSLLPEGLGDVEGLQVAWRYLPGAKGTKVGGDWADVFPLPSGRTAIVVGDVMGRGLRAAAVMGQVRTAVRVLAYQDPPPSEVLRSLDLAVSGLADGQLVTCVYAVFDPAREVLTVASAGHVPPVMVGPDGKARVLSVDGGLPVGVPLGVRADLGYEEVEIAMPHGSGLALYTDGLVEAPGRDVDAGIAGLVDALETHSWDDLEKLCDLAVAAGVPHAPGHPDDVALLLVRAASDAAGHVMTVDLPPDPAAVSPARALFVSALERWGLAGDPVALAGQLLVSEVVTNAIRYARGDVGLLVRRAERAVHVEVRDHDTRLPRLRHATLDDEGGRGLALVQALSRDWGARPLPDGKVVWFTLDAPGR from the coding sequence GTGACTCTGCCCTGGGGGTCACCGGAGCTCCTGTCGGTGGTGCTTGACGCGGTCCCGGTGGCGACGGTCGTGCTCGACGCCGACGCGGGCATCGTGGCGTGCAACGGGCTGGCCGAGCAGCTGCTCCGGCTGCCGCCGGCCTGGCAGGGCCGCAGCATCCTGGCCGACCAGGACGCCGAGCTCGTAAGCGAGGTCGCCCGCCTGCTCGGCGGCGAGCCGGTCGCCCGCGAGACGCGCGTGCGCCTCGGTGACGGCTCGTGGCGCTCGCTGTCGTGGAAGGGCACGCCCCTGACCGACGGCGAGGGCGGGCCGCTCGGAGCGGTCGCGGTGATCGAGGACACCTCGCGCCGTCAGGCCGCCCGGCGCGACACCGCCCTGCTCGACGCGCTGTTCCGCGAGGCGCCCGTGGGGCTGGCGGTCTACGACCAGGCCGGGCACTACACCCGCGTCAACCGCGCGCTCGAGGCGATGGACGGGCTCAGCGACTCCGAGCACCGCGGCCACCGCAGCGCCGAGCTGCTGCCCGGCCTGCGCAGCGACGTCGACCGCGTGGTCGCTCGGGTCTTCGAGACCGGCGAGCCGGCTCCCGACATCGAGGTCCGCGGCACGACGCCCGCGGCGGAGGCGCAGCGTACGTGGCTGCACTCGTTCTTCCGCCTCGAGCACGGCGGGCAGCCCGTGGGCGTCGGCGCCGTCGTCCGCGACGTCACCGACCAGCGGCAGGCCGAGCTCGACCGGGCGTCCGCCGCCCAGCGGCTCGCCTTCATCGGCGAGGCCGGCGAGAAGCTGGCGAGCACCCTCGAGCCGGACGCGGTGCTCGACCTGCTCTGCCGGCTCGCCGTGCCGGCGCTCGCCGACCACGTCATGGTCGACGTCGTCGACGACACCGGGCGGCTGCGCCGGCGCGCGGCGCGGCACGCAGGCACGCCGCGCTTCGGGCACGTGGTGCCGCGCACCGTGGGAGAGCCGGCCGACTACCCGGCGGGCCACCCGGCCCGGCGCGCGGTCGAGCAGGGCCAGGCGCTGCTGGTGCGCGACGCCGAGCCCGACAGCGCGACGTTCCCCCACGTACCCGGCCTGCGCAGCGTGCTCGTGCTGCCGATGAGCGTCGGCGGCCAGGTCATCGGCGTGAGCACGCTGCTGTTCGCGGGCAGCGGGCGGACCTACGGCGACGCCGAGGCGGCGCTCGCGCGCGACCTCGTCAGCCGCGCCGCGGTGGCGATGGCCAACGCGCTGTCCTACGAGCAGCAGCGCTCGGCGGCAGTGGCGCTCCAGCGCAGCCTGCTGCCCGAGGGGCTCGGCGACGTCGAGGGGCTGCAGGTCGCGTGGCGCTACCTGCCGGGCGCGAAGGGCACCAAGGTCGGCGGCGACTGGGCCGACGTCTTCCCGCTGCCGAGCGGGCGCACCGCGATCGTCGTCGGCGACGTCATGGGCCGGGGGTTGCGTGCCGCCGCCGTCATGGGGCAGGTGCGCACGGCCGTACGCGTGCTGGCCTACCAGGACCCGCCGCCCTCCGAGGTGCTGCGCTCGCTCGACCTCGCGGTCTCGGGGCTGGCCGACGGGCAGCTCGTGACCTGCGTCTACGCGGTCTTCGACCCGGCGCGCGAGGTGCTGACCGTGGCGAGCGCCGGGCACGTGCCGCCGGTGATGGTCGGGCCCGACGGCAAGGCGCGCGTGCTCTCCGTCGACGGCGGACTGCCGGTCGGGGTGCCGCTGGGCGTGCGGGCCGACCTCGGCTACGAGGAGGTCGAGATCGCCATGCCGCACGGCAGCGGTCTCGCGCTCTACACCGACGGGCTGGTCGAGGCGCCCGGGCGCGACGTGGACGCCGGCATCGCCGGGCTCGTCGACGCGCTCGAGACCCACTCGTGGGACGACCTGGAGAAGCTCTGCGACCTCGCGGTGGCCGCGGGCGTCCCGCACGCGCCGGGCCACCCCGACGACGTGGCGCTGCTGCTGGTCCGCGCCGCGAGCGACGCGGCCGGGCACGTCATGACGGTGGACCTGCCGCCCGACCCGGCCGCCGTCAGCCCGGCGCGGGCGCTGTTCGTGTCGGCGCTGGAGCGGTGGGGACTGGCCGGCGACCCGGTCGCCCTGGCCGGCCAGCTGCTGGTGAGCGAGGTCGTCACCAACGCGATCCGCTACGCCCGCGGCGACGTCGGGCTGCTGGTCCGGCGGGCCGAGCGGGCCGTGCACGTCGAGGTCCGCGACCACGACACCCGGCTGCCCCGGCTGCGCCACGCGACGCTCGACGACGAGGGCGGCCGCGGCCTCGCCCTCGTGCAGGCCCTCTCCCGCGACTGGGGCGCCCGCCCCCTCCCCGACGGCAAGGTCGTCTGGTTCACGCTGGACGCTCCCGGACGCTGA
- a CDS encoding MSMEG_6728 family protein yields MQTFVPYPGFVDSARILDDRRLGKQRVETFQILRALTWPTYAWKNHPATRMWRGFVPALVCYGLACIDAWERRGRLDATRSSLLEFTGGVVPEWSQLRATGQLPPWLGHSPVHISHQSALVRKDPEFYRPFFPDVPDDLPYLWPSPSFPRWPVRRPALEALPEEEALAMLGFTEMRPWQRAAVDAALAGSDAVVPVPPGQGATSAGLLAAMVTLGRTLWVAPGPALPEHPGEHEEQRPAAPASKLSTSVARAPSAADLAAMEDEGRADPEFRFVRPGDLASAWTADTGLVVVEGEDVDPGPLPRRVPLLRLVPDVEATPARR; encoded by the coding sequence GTGCAGACCTTCGTGCCGTACCCCGGCTTCGTCGACAGCGCCCGGATCCTGGACGACCGGAGGCTCGGCAAGCAGCGCGTGGAGACGTTCCAGATCCTGCGGGCGCTGACCTGGCCGACCTACGCGTGGAAGAACCACCCGGCGACCCGGATGTGGCGCGGGTTCGTGCCCGCGCTGGTCTGCTACGGGCTGGCGTGCATCGACGCGTGGGAGCGGCGGGGGCGGCTCGACGCGACCCGGTCCTCCCTGCTCGAGTTTACCGGCGGCGTCGTGCCCGAGTGGTCGCAGCTGCGGGCGACCGGCCAGCTCCCGCCCTGGCTCGGGCACAGCCCCGTGCACATCAGCCACCAGTCGGCGCTGGTGCGCAAGGACCCCGAGTTCTACCGCCCGTTCTTCCCCGACGTGCCCGACGACCTGCCCTACCTGTGGCCCTCGCCGTCGTTCCCCCGCTGGCCGGTGCGCCGCCCCGCGCTCGAGGCGCTGCCCGAGGAGGAGGCGCTGGCGATGCTGGGCTTCACCGAGATGCGGCCTTGGCAGCGCGCGGCGGTGGACGCGGCGCTCGCGGGCTCGGACGCGGTCGTGCCCGTGCCGCCCGGCCAGGGCGCGACCTCCGCCGGGCTGCTGGCGGCCATGGTGACCCTGGGCCGCACGCTGTGGGTCGCGCCCGGGCCCGCGCTTCCCGAGCACCCCGGCGAGCACGAGGAGCAGCGGCCCGCCGCACCGGCGTCCAAGCTCTCGACCTCGGTCGCGCGCGCCCCGTCGGCGGCCGACCTCGCCGCGATGGAGGACGAGGGGCGCGCCGACCCCGAGTTCCGCTTCGTCCGCCCCGGCGACCTCGCCTCCGCGTGGACCGCGGACACCGGCCTGGTGGTCGTCGAGGGCGAGGACGTCGACCCCGGCCCCCTCCCCCGCCGCGTACCCCTCCTCCGCCTGGTCCCGGACGTTGAGGCGACCCCGGCCCGACGTTGA
- a CDS encoding NAD-dependent malic enzyme, translating to MTVLPSVSYSITVRLDIPAAGGSVSRLTAAVEQAGGIVTALDVTASGPQRVQIDVTMAARSSEHAGELVEALRTLPDVAIGKVSDRTFLLHLGGKIEVTSKVPIRNRDDLSMVYTPGVARVCLAIAANPDDARRLTIKRNTVAVVTDGSAVLGLGNLGPLPAMPVMEGKAALFKRFAGIDAFPICLDTQDVDEIVETVVRIAPVFAGINLEDISAPRCFEVEARLRERLDIPVFHDDQHGTAIVVLAALTNALRVVEKELSDVRIVMAGAGAAGTAILDLLVAAGARDVVVCDEHGALHADRPDTDERLCAIGRRTNPRGYSGDLHGALRDADVFIGVSAPGIITGADVATMAPRSVVFALANPDPEIDPQEAAEHAEVVATGRSDAPNQINNVLAFPGVFRGLLDAQSREVTPELLLAAAGALAAVVGPDELNAAYIVPSVFHAGVADAVAAAVRGAAVAG from the coding sequence ATGACCGTCCTGCCGAGCGTGTCCTACTCGATCACCGTCCGCCTCGACATCCCGGCGGCCGGCGGCTCGGTGAGCCGGCTGACGGCGGCGGTCGAGCAGGCAGGCGGCATCGTCACCGCCCTGGACGTCACGGCCTCCGGGCCGCAGCGCGTGCAGATCGACGTGACGATGGCGGCGCGCTCCTCGGAGCACGCGGGCGAGCTGGTGGAGGCGCTGCGTACGCTGCCCGACGTCGCGATCGGGAAGGTCAGCGACCGTACGTTCCTCCTCCATCTCGGCGGCAAGATCGAGGTCACGAGCAAGGTGCCGATCCGCAACCGCGACGACCTCTCGATGGTCTACACGCCCGGCGTCGCGCGGGTCTGCCTGGCGATCGCGGCGAACCCCGACGACGCGCGGCGCCTGACCATCAAGCGCAACACCGTGGCGGTCGTGACCGACGGCTCAGCAGTGCTCGGGCTGGGCAACCTGGGGCCGCTGCCGGCGATGCCGGTGATGGAGGGCAAGGCCGCGCTGTTCAAGCGGTTCGCCGGCATCGACGCGTTCCCGATCTGCCTCGACACCCAGGACGTCGACGAGATCGTCGAGACGGTCGTGCGCATCGCGCCGGTCTTCGCCGGCATCAACCTCGAGGACATCTCCGCACCGCGCTGCTTCGAGGTCGAGGCGCGGCTGCGCGAGCGGCTCGACATCCCCGTCTTCCACGACGACCAGCACGGCACCGCGATCGTCGTGCTCGCGGCGCTGACCAACGCCCTGCGGGTGGTGGAGAAGGAGCTGTCCGACGTGCGCATCGTCATGGCCGGTGCGGGCGCGGCGGGCACGGCCATCCTCGACCTGCTGGTGGCCGCCGGCGCGCGCGACGTCGTGGTCTGCGACGAGCACGGCGCCCTGCACGCCGACCGGCCCGACACCGACGAGCGGCTCTGCGCGATCGGGCGGCGCACCAACCCGCGTGGCTACTCCGGCGACCTGCACGGCGCCCTGCGCGACGCCGACGTCTTCATCGGCGTCTCCGCGCCGGGCATCATCACCGGCGCCGACGTCGCGACGATGGCGCCGCGCTCGGTGGTCTTCGCGCTGGCGAACCCCGACCCCGAGATCGACCCGCAGGAGGCGGCCGAGCACGCCGAGGTCGTGGCGACCGGGCGCAGCGACGCCCCCAACCAGATCAACAACGTCCTCGCCTTCCCCGGCGTCTTCCGCGGGCTGCTGGACGCGCAGTCGCGCGAGGTGACGCCCGAGCTGCTGCTCGCCGCTGCCGGCGCCCTCGCCGCGGTCGTCGGTCCCGACGAGCTCAACGCCGCCTACATCGTGCCGAGCGTCTTCCACGCCGGCGTCGCGGACGCGGTCGCCGCAGCCGTACGCGGTGCAGCGGTGGCCGGGTGA
- a CDS encoding VanZ family protein gives MTRHRWLPAFAVALAAQLVAVYAPSAPSEGGIPYLDKVVHATIFGLPVLFGLLAGWPRRWVVGVFVVHAGVSEYLQSAVLPHRDGSWQDALADLVGVGLGVLASSRVESRTRGIPRA, from the coding sequence GTGACCCGCCACCGCTGGCTGCCCGCCTTCGCGGTCGCCCTCGCCGCCCAGCTCGTCGCCGTCTACGCGCCGAGCGCGCCGAGCGAGGGCGGCATCCCCTACCTCGACAAGGTCGTGCACGCCACGATCTTCGGGCTGCCGGTGCTCTTCGGGCTGCTGGCCGGCTGGCCGCGGCGCTGGGTCGTCGGGGTCTTCGTCGTGCACGCCGGGGTCAGCGAGTACCTCCAGTCGGCGGTCCTGCCGCACCGCGACGGCAGCTGGCAGGACGCGCTGGCCGACCTGGTCGGCGTCGGCCTCGGGGTGCTCGCCTCCTCGCGGGTGGAGAGCCGCACACGGGGAATCCCTCGGGCATGA
- a CDS encoding YqgE/AlgH family protein: protein MTEPERPGTPVEEELSGRLLLASPALSDPSFAGSVVLVLDADESGALGVVVNRPTDIEVASVLPAWASAVGEPATVFRGGPVAPENALALGLLATVPSPEDPEPPGWRGVRAGLGLVDLDVAPELLLGSLAALRVFAGYAGWGPGQLEGELALDAWIVIDALPGDPFSPHPEQLWRSVLRRQPGRTSLLSTWVADPTLN from the coding sequence ATGACAGAGCCCGAGCGCCCAGGCACCCCGGTCGAGGAGGAGCTCTCCGGGCGGCTGCTGCTGGCCTCGCCCGCGCTGAGCGACCCGTCCTTCGCCGGGAGCGTCGTGCTGGTGCTCGACGCCGACGAGTCCGGAGCCCTCGGCGTGGTCGTCAACCGGCCGACCGACATCGAGGTCGCCTCGGTCCTGCCTGCCTGGGCCTCCGCGGTGGGCGAGCCCGCGACCGTCTTCCGCGGCGGGCCGGTCGCCCCCGAGAACGCGCTCGCCCTCGGCCTGCTGGCGACCGTGCCCTCTCCCGAGGACCCCGAGCCGCCCGGGTGGCGCGGCGTGCGGGCCGGGCTCGGGCTGGTCGACCTCGACGTCGCGCCCGAGCTGCTGCTCGGGTCGCTGGCGGCGCTGCGGGTGTTCGCCGGCTACGCGGGCTGGGGGCCCGGCCAGCTCGAGGGCGAGCTCGCCCTCGACGCGTGGATCGTCATCGACGCGCTGCCGGGCGACCCGTTCTCGCCCCACCCCGAGCAGCTCTGGCGCTCGGTCCTGCGCCGGCAGCCCGGGCGGACCTCGCTGCTCTCGACCTGGGTGGCCGACCCGACCCTGAACTGA
- a CDS encoding DUF3039 domain-containing protein gives MSVPGLDEPGVGGIGTLVEQEPDTVRVPTDDGDHERFAHYAPKDKIVEAMVTGTPIRALCGKVWVPSRDPQRYPVCPTCKEIYDGLPPGGDGKE, from the coding sequence ATGAGCGTCCCTGGTCTTGACGAGCCCGGAGTCGGCGGCATCGGCACGCTGGTCGAGCAGGAGCCCGACACCGTCAGGGTGCCGACCGACGACGGCGACCACGAGCGCTTCGCGCACTACGCGCCCAAGGACAAGATCGTCGAGGCCATGGTCACGGGCACGCCGATCCGCGCCCTGTGCGGCAAGGTGTGGGTGCCCAGCCGCGACCCGCAGAGGTACCCCGTGTGCCCCACCTGCAAGGAGATCTACGACGGTCTCCCGCCCGGCGGCGACGGCAAGGAGTAG